One region of Rattus norvegicus strain BN/NHsdMcwi chromosome 13, GRCr8, whole genome shotgun sequence genomic DNA includes:
- the LOC134481607 gene encoding glutamic acid-rich protein-like, which produces MTQKPCSLEEEEEEEEEEKEEEEEEEEEEEEEEEEEEEEEEEEEEEEEEEEEEEEEEEEEEEEEEEEEEEEEEEEEEEEEVEEEEVEEEEEEEEEEEEEDDDLTFLQESPLSSACTDITSMALMEEQVTGPFLCS; this is translated from the exons AT GACACAAAAACCTTGCagtttggaggaggaggaggaagaggaggaggaggagaaggaagaggaggaagaggaggaggaagaggaagaggaggaagaggaagaagaggaggaagaggaggaagaagaagaggaagaggaggaagaggaggaagaagaagaggaagaggaagaagaggaggaagaggaagaggaagaggaagaagaggaagaggaagaggaagaagaggaagaggaagaagtggaggaggaagaagtggaggaagaagaggaggaggaagaggaggaagaggaagaagacgaTGACCTGACGTTCCTCCAGGAAAGCCCCTTGAGCAGTGCTTGCACTGACATTACTAGTATGGCTTTGATGGAGGAGCAGGTCACTGGTCCCTTTCTCTGTTCTTAA